The segment GATCCGCTGCATACGCTCAGAACGCTGTGGCACCCCCATCACCAGGGCGAAAAGCGTCACCAGCACGGTGCAGACCCCGAAGTACCAGGTGAGGGAACGCACTTGCATGGCGCGGCGTGAAGGCAGCACCGAAGGCGGTCCGTCCGGCTCCGTGGCTCCCGGCCCGCCCATTTCCGTGGCCGGCGAGAACTCGGCGACCGCGACCTCGGCGTACGGCCGCCGTCCCCCTGCCGCGCGCTGGAAAAGGGCGATGCCGCCGACACAGACCAGCGCGCCTCCCAGCGCGGCAAGGATCGCCGTCCGGCGCAGCCCCGCATCCGAGCAGAAGAGCCACAGCGGCAGCACCGGCACGGCGGCTGCCAGTCCCAGTGCGCCGAACCACGTCCCGGCCCGCCGGGGCGCCGCGCCCACCCGGTGAAGGGCGGGCGCGGCACCGGTCGCGGCCGGGTCAGCCGAAGACATGCCGCACCTCGTCGGTCGCCGACTCATCGTGGCTCTTGGCGCCCTGCTTGGCACCCGACTGAACGTCCTTGTTGTGCTTGTCCACGTCTTCCCAACCATCCTTGCCATCGTTCGCCGCGACACCGCCGGCGATGGGGACGGTGGTGCCCCATGCGGTGTCCCTGCCGATGTCGTGGCTCTCGGGGGTTTCTGTGCCCCTGAGGTCGTTCGCGATATCGCGCATGCCCTTGTCGAAGCCGCGCAGGGTGCCCCCGGCACCGCCCGCCGCGCCGCCCGAGATGGCGGTGATCGCGGTCTGCCGCATGTCGAGGTCCTCGCCCTTGCGCCAGGAGTCCAGGGCGTCGCCGGCGACACCACCGGCCGCGCCACTGGCGGCACCGGCGACGAAATCGCCGGCACCCAGCCGGCCGGCGAGGGCGCCCGCGCCGGTGCCGACGGTCGCGCCCCCGATCCCGCCCATGAGGTTGGTCCTCCACTCAGGGCCCTTGCCGCTGATGAGGCTGGTGGCCACGCCGCCGGCGGTGCCGGTGGTGGTGTTCAGCGCGAAGGACGACACCATTTTGGCGACGGTGGCCGTGAAGGTGTTGATGCTCTTGAACGCCTTGTACGCATTGGCGACCGCCCGAAGCATCCGGCCCAGCATGCCGGCCGCGTCCAAGGCCTTCTTGGCCAGCATCGCTATACGGGCCGTACCGACCGCGGCGGAGACGCCGAGGGTCAGGAAGGACATTCCGATCGAGACACCGACAGAGATCCCGATCTCTAGGTAGATGTCCTCGATTTCGTTATTGACCTCTTCAATGGCTTTCGCCGCCTTGTCGAGTCCCGCGGCGGCTTCATCGAAGTGCTCGGTCACATGGTCCGCGGCCTTTTTGCACTCATTCCAGTGCTTATGAAAAGCCTCGGCGGCCGGGCCCCGCCAGGCATGGCCGACCGTGGCGTTGACCTGCTTGTCCAGGGCGCCGAAGATATGGTCGACCTCGGATTTCAGGTGACGCCACTGCTTGGCGGCCTCCCTCAGCTCGTCCGGCCGGCCACCCGGGTGGACGATCTCGATTCCGAGTTCGACTATCTCCTCGGCGACGGACTCGTCACCACTCATCACTTACCCCCGTGCTGACCGAAGAGCGCGCCGACGCCCTGGTCGTTTGTGTCCGTGTTCGTAGTGACCTGCCGCAAACCTGCACCGATGGCATCGAGGTGTGCATAGATGGACTTCATGGCACCGGCCACGTCTCTGGAGTACTCGATGTACGCCGAGGTGACCTCCTCGGACTCGGTCAGGACGCCGAAGCCGTCGCTGATGGCCTCTTCCCCGGTTTCCGCGACGAACTTCTTGAGAGTCGACTCCAGGTCGTAGGACCGCTCTTCAAAGCTCTTCGCCAGTTTCACCAGTTCGGAATGATCGACGTATGACTCACTGTCAGCCACGTGTAGCTCTTCCCCGTTGACGCCACGATTTGCGTCACATGCTGCCCGCATGCGCCAGCCAAAGCAAAGCCTCTGCCCAGCGACCCTGAGAACGCAACGGCAACACCATGCCGCGATACCGCATATCGCCTCGTTTTGACGATAATCAAATACCGCATGCCTTCACGGCCAAATCAGCCCATAGCGCCAGCGGATAGTAAGGGCGGATAGTGAGGGCGGCCTGCGGCGGAAAGCCCGGCTCACTTCTGGAAGTTCCTTCATCGGTCCGCACCGGTCAGGATCCGAAGAGCCGTTCACGGCTGAGCAGTCGCGCGTTCCCCTCGCCCTGTGAGTTCACGCATGATGCGCGTTGTAACGTGCCGCCATGGCACCGGACATGGGCATGGCGGGCACGACAGTGGAGACGGTACTCGGGCTGGTCTACGGCCCGAGCGGCAAGCGGCTGGACGTCCACCGTCCCGTCGGGGCGTCCGGCGCTACGCCCACCGTGCTGCTCTGGCACGGCATCGGCCCCGACGAGCGGGACGTGCTGGAGCCGCTGGCGCGGGCGACGGCGGCGCACGGGGCGCTGGTCCTGGTACCGGACTGGCGCTCGGACGCCCCGGACGGCGGCCGGTCACATCTGCTGGAGTCCCTGGCCTTCGCCCGTAAGGAAGCGGGTGGGCTGGGCGCCGACGGGGAGTCGCTCGTCCTGGCCGGGTGGTCGGCGGGCGCCGGGGCCGCGCTCGGGGTCGCACTGCGCCCCGAGATCGCGGACGAATGGCGGCCGTCGGCGGTGGTGGGCCTGGCGGGCCGCTACGACCTGTCGGCGCGGACCACCGGGACCCCACCGCTGGACGATCTCACCGCGGGCCGGGACCCGGGCGTCCCGGTCCACCTGGTGCACGGCACCCGCGACACCGTCGTGGACGCCCGGTACTCCCGCGACCTCACGGAGGCGCTGCGGACGCCGGGCCGGGCGGTGACCCTCCAGGAGCCGGAGACCGACCACGCAGGCGTGATCATGACCGCGTACGACCCGGCGACGGACCGCTGCGTCCCGACGGCCGACGAGCACGCGGTACGGGCGGGGCGGATGGTGGCGGGGGTGCTGGCGACGGCCGGGGCGTAGCGGGAGCGGGCCGTAGCGGGAGCGGGGTGCTGTCGCGGCAACGCCCCGTCGCGGGGCGGGACTCCTGTGGCGAGGGCCTCGACCTGTCGGGGCCCTGGTTCCGGCGAGCAGCTGGGTGCTTTCCCACCGGGCGGCCGGGACTGGTTCTTCGGGCTCACCGGCGATGGTCTCGGCTGTCGGGTGACACTGGTTCCGCCGAGCAGCTGCGTGCTCCACAACTGGGCGGCCCGGCCTAGCTGTTCGGGCTCTCCGTGGCGCCCTTCCCCTGCTCATCAGCCTGTTAGCCGGGTGTTAGCGGAGCGGCAGCCGTGCGCTAGTGACCCCGGCCAGAGTGGGTGACGTACCGAGGAGACCACGTCACCAACTGTCCTGGGGGGACCCCGAAATGAGCTCCAGCACCACTGCCCGCGCCGCTCGTCGCCGTACCCTGCGCGTTGCCGCCGCGACCCTGGTCGCGGCCGCCGGCCTCACTCTGACCGCCTGCGCAGGCTCGAACGCCGCCGACGCGAAGTCCGCGGGCCACACGAACTCGGCCGCCGCCGAGTCCAGCGCCTCGGGCTGGTCCGGGTTGCAGAGCACCGGTGCCAAGGCCGAGGTCAAGGCGGGCGTCGCCGCCAAGCAGTCGGGCAGCGCGCACGCCGCCAACGATGGCAAGGCGGCATCCACGGTCCGCACCCAGCGCCTGGCGGACGGCATCAGCACGGCCGAGATCACCAAGCTCGGTGACCAGCACTACCGCGCCAAGATCGTCGCCCGTGGTTCGGTGCTGGCCACGCTGGAGACGAAGGGGCACGACGACGGGCTCGACGCCAACGACATGTTCGTCACCCTCACGCTGGACGGCCAGGTCCACTCCTGGATGGGCGGCGGGCACCAGGGACCGGGCACCTTCAAGCTCGCGGGCGGCTGGACGGCCAAGGTCACGAAGGTCGGCGAACTGCGCTACCGCGCGCAGATCATCGGCCACGACGGCGTGGCCGCCACGCTGGAGACGAAGGGGCACGACGTCGGCCTCAACGCCAACGGCATCTACATCGTGCTCAGCAGCGGCGGCGTGATCAGCGCCCACGCGTAAACGGCCGCCCCGCCGGAGGCGGAAGCGTCCGACCGGCGCTGGTGCCCGCTCTTCCACCAGGACGGCACCACCCACCCGGCCACCTTCGTCAGCCCCGTCGGCTGACCACCCCGGTACCGCCGTGGACATGAGCCAAGCCGTGGACATGAGCCAAGAAGACCTCTGAGCGGGACCAGCTCAGAGCAGTGATGACAAGCAAGGAGATGACCATGAAGTCGTGGCGTACCCGTCTCGGTGTCGGCCTCGCTGTCGGTGCGGCAGCGGTCGCCATTCCGCTGACCGCCACCACCGCCTCCGCCGCTCCTCCGCCCGGCGACGGCTGGGTCCCCGTCGGCGCCCTGAAGTACCCGTCGAAGGCGGAGTGCGAAGCGAAGGAACTCCCGCAGGCCCAGGCGAACGGGTACCACGAGGTGTGGTGCGACGACAGCGAGACCATCATGCCCATCTACAGCCGCTGACCGCTCTCCACCCGGCGAGCCGACGGGAACCGTCCCGCCGGCACTGCGCCAAGAAGCCCGCTGTCCCCGTGGCCACACCGGGGCAGCGGGCTTTCCGCTTCACCGTTCGCCATGCCAATGCCCGGACAGCTCCTGGACGGTGCCGCGCCCGAAAACCGGTGGAACAGCGCCCCAGTACGCCCTCACCGTGCTGCCGGACCAAGTCTTCTGGATCACGTCACTACTACTCACGCCCGTTTGGTAGCGAGCCCCCTGTTGCTGTCACTGACCGTCGCCAGCGCCCGCGCCACTAACTAGTGTGCCCTCATGCAGACACCAACCACCCACGTTTTGAGGGGTGTTATCCGGAGCTTACGGGCCCGCGGCATGGAACCTGCGCTCGGCGGGTCCGGTTTGCTCGTTGCGCTCGGGCTTGCCGAGATCGCTCATGACTGGGATCTGACTGTTGACTCCCCGGAGGACGCGGTGCGCGAGACGCTGGGCGAAGATGGGTTCCAGTTCTCGGACGGGACCGGCGGCGACCGGGTGTACGCGACGCGGCGGCGATTCGTCATCGACGGCGGGGACCACACAATCGACTTGCTGGTGGGGTTCGCTCTACGGTCCACCGACGAGATCGTGCCGTTGCCCACACGGGTCACCGGATCCTGGAGGGGACTGCCCCTGGCGGATCCGGTGGTGTGGGAGCGGGCGTACATCCTGCTGGGACGGTCAGGGAAGGCAGCCGTGCTGCGTCAGTGGTTGAGCGACGAAGCCCCAGGCCGGAACGGGCACGGCCTGGCTTTTTGATTGAGCCACCTCAATCCCACGGACCTGCGCTGACCACGCCAGCTTCGAGAACGGGGTGCCGTCGCGGGAGCGCCTGGCCCGTGCCCGGCGGCCCCTCAGCACCGGCCCGCCCCTGGGCCCCTCAGCAGCGCCCGCCCCCACCGGACGACCAGGTGTTGAGCCTCCGTACGGCCTCCTCCAGCTCCCGGCGCCGGGCGGCTTGATCCGCGGGCGCGGGGTGCCTCTGCGCCTCCGCCGGGCGGACGTACGGCCGGACGAGGCGGCCGTCCTCGCCGCACAGCGGGAGCAGTTCGGGCGGCAGCCGCCGGACGCGTACGAGGCGCCGCCGCACCGGGGCCTCCGACAACCAGGCAGTGGGCGAGAGGGCACCGGCACTACTGGTCGCCCGATGGCCGCCACGGCCCGGAAGTAACCAACCCAGCAGCCTCCCCAACACTGTTCGGACGAGGCCAGGCACTCCCTTCAACGGGCGGCCGCCTTGCGGAGAACCTCGGCGAGGCGGCGGGCGGTGGCCGCGTTGCAGTTACCAAGGGCGACGAGCGAGACGCCGTAGACGCCCGCGAAGCCGGGCAGGTCGACGCCGAGCGACGGCAGCGTGATGCCGTGGTCCTTCAGCGCGGTACGCAGCTCTTCGGCGCTGTCGTGCACGTCGTCGGGGAGGGAGCGGTCGAGGGCCATGGGGCCCGCCTTTCTCTACACATAGCTACGAATCCATTACAGAGTGATGTGGCGCGGCGTAGCGTGAAAGGGGTTTGGGCTCCCGGCCGCGGTCCGGGGAATGCGCGGTGTGACGTGGTGGAAATGTGGGGACCGCCGGGGCTCGTCCGCAACGACTGTGAATCAGCTACACGTACGGCGGTGAACCGTGGTACGACGCAAGGACATTGACGGCTCGACGGGAGTCCCCACCTTCTACGGCAAGGAACTGCGCTACCAGCGGGAGCTGGCCGGGCTCACGCTCTCACAACTGGTCGAGGGCAGCTTCTACGGCCCGAGCCACCTCAGCGAAATCGAGCGCGGCGAACGGCGGATGCCGGCGGAGCTGGCCGAGCACGTCGACAAGGTGCTGAAGACGGACGGCTTCTTCAAGCGGCGCTGCGAGGACGTGCGGAAGGCGCGGCGGACCGGCCATGCCGAGTACTTCGAGCGTGTATTGGAGGCGGAGAAGTACGCGGAGACCATTGAGGAGTGGTCCCCCACCGTCGTCCCTGGTTTGCTCCAGACCGAGCCGTACACACGTGCAGTGGTGCAGGCGGCGCATCCGTTGGCGTCCGACGCAGAGGTGGACGAGAAGGTCAACGCCTCTATGGCACGTGCCTGCCTGTTCGAAGGGAGCGACCGCAGGACCCCGGAGTACTGGGCGATCCTGCATGAGTCATTGCTGCGCCACCCCATCCTCCCGCCGGAGGCTGCGGCCGACCAGCTTGACCGCCTCGCAGAGCTGTCACGGAGCCGCCGGATCGTTCCACAGATCCTTCCGTGGAACTGCGGACCACATCCGCTGATGCCCAGCACAGTCATGATCATGACTTTCCCCGACGCCCCGCCACTGGTTTACACGGAAGCGCAGTACAGCGGCGACACGATCGACGATCCGGCCCTCGTGAAGAGGTACCGCAAGGCATACGATCGGCTCAGGGCCGTCGCGTTGCCGCCGGAGGCGTCCCTCGCCATGATCGAGGAAGCGGCTGAGGACTATCGAAATGGCAAACAGCCACGTTGACTTGAGCACGGCCGTCTGGCGCAAGAGCAGTTACAGCAATGGCGACGGCGGAAACTGCGTCGAGGTCGCCGACGACCTCCCCGGCATCGTCCCCGTCCGCGACTCCAAGGCCCCCCACGGCCCGGCCATCGTCTTCCCGGCCACCGCCTGGGCGACCTTCGTCACCGCCGTCAAGGACACCGGCCTCCCTGGCGTCTGAGTCCGCCCGGCAAGCCAATTCACCGACAGCCGGCCGCGCACCTCGGCCCGTGCCGGTTATCACAGCCGCACCAACAGAGGCCCAGCGGAAACGCCTGGGCCTCACCGGTGCAAGGGAGGTACGACGAGGATGAACTTCACGCGCACGCTGCATGCGGCAGCCGCCTCTGAATACGAGTTCCATGGCAACAAGGTCGCCATCATCAGCACCGTCGGCGGTGTGGTCGTCCTCCTCACCGTCATCGCGCTTGTTGTTGTCATGGTTACCGTGAAGAAGAAGCGCCGTAATGGGCCGCCTCCGGGTGGCATTGGCGGATATGGCGGCCCCGGTGGGCCGGGCGTCCCCGGTGGTTTTGTGCCGCAGCCTCCCGGTCCTTACCAGCAACAGGCCGGCGCGCCGGGCGCCTACCAGCCCGGCGCCTATCAGCAGCAGCAGCCGGGGGCGCCGGGCGCCTACCCGCCTGGCCCCTACCAGCAGCAGCCAGAGGCACCCGCCTCGTTCCCGCCGGCACCGCCCACCCCGCCGTCAGACCGATAGCGCACCGCCGTAGCGGGACGGCAGGGGTACCAGGCTGCACACAGGCTGCCGGCCCCAACCTGCCCCGGGCTGCGTGCAGTCCGGGGCTTTCCCTGCCAAGACGGTTTTGAGAACTGTCCCCGCCCTACAGAACCGTCGCCCCCACCGCAGGCGACTCCGCCACCCGCACCTGCCGGCAGGTCCCCGATGCGAGGAGTGCCGCGGCCACCTGCTGGGCCGCCTCCGCGTCCTTGACCAGGAACGCCGTGGTCGGCCCCGAGCCGGAGACCAACGCAGCCAGCGCCCCGGCGGCGGTGCCGGCCGCCAACGTCGCGGTCAGGGAGGGCCGCAGGGACAGCGCCGCGGGCTGGAGGTCGTTGGCCAAGGCCCCGGCCAGGGCGGTGGCGTCGCCCGACTCCAGGGCGGCCAGCAGCTCTGGGGCCGCCTCCGGCTCCGGCACGTCCGTCCCCGCCGTCAGCCGGTCGAACTCGCCGTAGACGGCCGGGGTGGAGAGGCCGCCGTCGGCGACCGCGAAGACCCAGTGGAAGGTGCCGCCTACGGGGAGGGGCGTCAGGAGTTCGCCGCGGCCGCGGCCCAGGGCCGCCCCGCCCACCAGGCTGAAGGGCACATCGCTGCCCAACTCGGCGCAGATGGCCAGGAGTTCGTCCCGCGACGCGCCCGTCGACCAGAGGGTGTCGCAGGCCAGGAGGGCGCCCGCGGCGTCCGCGCTGCCGCCGGCCATGCCGCCGGCGACGGGGATGTCCTTGGTGATGTGGAGGTGGACGTTCGGCTCGATGCCGTGGCGGGCGGCGAGGAGTTCGGCGGCGCGGGCTGCCAGGTTGGTGCGGTCCAGGGGGATCTGGTCGACGTCGTGGCCCTCGGCGGTGATCCGGAGGGTGTCGGCGGGGGTGGCGGTGACCTCGTCGTAGAGGCCGACGGCGAGGAAGACGTTCGCCAGGTCGTGGAAGCCGTCGGGGCGGGCGGCGCCGACGGCCAGCTGGACGTTGACCTTGGCCGGTACGCGGACGGTGATCGCGGTGGTCGTCATGCCTGCTCTCCCCCTGGTGCCTGCTTTCCCTCTGGTGCCTGCTCGCCCCCTGAGGCTTGCTCGCCCCGTGCCTGACGGATGCCCGGTGCGCCGCCCGGGCCCTTGTGTTCGGCGATGCGGGCGAACTCCTCGACGGTCAGGGCCTCGCCGCGGGCCTGCGGCGAGACGCCCGCGGCGACCAGGGCGGCCTCCGCGGCCGCGGCCGAACCGGCCCAGCCCGACAGTGCGGCGCGCAGGGTTTTGCGGCGCTGGGCGAAGGCGGCGTCGATGACGGCGAAGACCTCGTCGCGGCTCGCCGTGGTCTCGATCGGCTGGTCGCGGCGGACGAGGGAGACCAGTCCGGAGTCGACGTTGGGGGCGGGCCAGAAGACGTTGCGGCCGATGGCGCCGGCCCGCTTGACCTCGGCGTACCAGTTGGCCTTCACCGACGGCACGCCGTAGACCTTGTTGCCGGGGCGGGCGGCGAGCCGGTCGGCGACCTCGGACTGCACCATGACCAGGGTGCGGTCGATGGTGGGAAACGTCGCGAGCATGTGCAGCAGCACCGGCACGGCGACGTTGTACGGGAGGTTGGCGACCAGCGCGGTGGGCGCGGGGCCGGGCAGCTCGGTGACGTGCATCGCGTCACGGTGCACCAGCGCGAAGCGGTCGGCGCGGTCGGGCATCCGGGCCGCGACGGTGTCCGGCAGCGCGGCGGCCAGCACCTCGTCGATCTCGACGGCGGTGACCCGGTCGGCGGCCTCCAGCAGGCCCAGGGTCAGCGAGCCGAGGCCCGGGCCGATCTCGACCACGACATCGTCGGGCCGGACCTCGGCGGTCCGGACGATCCGGCGGACGGTGTTGGCGTCGATGACGAAATTCTGGCCGCGCTGCTTGGTGGGGCGGACGCCCAGCGCGGCGGCCAGCTCGCGGATGTCGGCGGCGCCCAGCAGGGGGCCGGGATCGTCGGTGGTGCTCTTGCTCATGCCACAGCCTCGTTGCGCTCGTTCACCCGTGAAGCTTACGGCCGCAGACCGGCCACGGGCTCGCCCCCCTTCTGATGTAGAGCTTCTTGGCGCGGTAGGTCTGTTCCTGGGGGGTGGCGTCCTGCGGCCGGCCGTGGCCGCCGAGGGCCCGCCAGGTGCCGACATCGAACTGGTAGAGCCCGCCGTAGGTGCCGGAGGAGTCCACGGCGTTCGGCCGGCCGCCGGCCTCGCACTGTGCCAGCGCATGCCAGGCGAGATGGTCGGCGCCGCGCACGGAGGTGGGCAGCTCCCGGATGCCGAGGTGCACGACCTGCGGCCGCGGGGCGCGCACGACCTCGCTGTGCAGCCGCTTCGGCCGCTGTTTGACGCCGTTGACGGTGCGCACCCGGTAGGTGACC is part of the Streptomyces platensis genome and harbors:
- a CDS encoding WXG100 family type VII secretion target, which translates into the protein MSGDESVAEEIVELGIEIVHPGGRPDELREAAKQWRHLKSEVDHIFGALDKQVNATVGHAWRGPAAEAFHKHWNECKKAADHVTEHFDEAAAGLDKAAKAIEEVNNEIEDIYLEIGISVGVSIGMSFLTLGVSAAVGTARIAMLAKKALDAAGMLGRMLRAVANAYKAFKSINTFTATVAKMVSSFALNTTTGTAGGVATSLISGKGPEWRTNLMGGIGGATVGTGAGALAGRLGAGDFVAGAASGAAGGVAGDALDSWRKGEDLDMRQTAITAISGGAAGGAGGTLRGFDKGMRDIANDLRGTETPESHDIGRDTAWGTTVPIAGGVAANDGKDGWEDVDKHNKDVQSGAKQGAKSHDESATDEVRHVFG
- a CDS encoding alpha/beta hydrolase, which produces MAPDMGMAGTTVETVLGLVYGPSGKRLDVHRPVGASGATPTVLLWHGIGPDERDVLEPLARATAAHGALVLVPDWRSDAPDGGRSHLLESLAFARKEAGGLGADGESLVLAGWSAGAGAALGVALRPEIADEWRPSAVVGLAGRYDLSARTTGTPPLDDLTAGRDPGVPVHLVHGTRDTVVDARYSRDLTEALRTPGRAVTLQEPETDHAGVIMTAYDPATDRCVPTADEHAVRAGRMVAGVLATAGA
- a CDS encoding helix-turn-helix domain-containing protein, translated to MVRRKDIDGSTGVPTFYGKELRYQRELAGLTLSQLVEGSFYGPSHLSEIERGERRMPAELAEHVDKVLKTDGFFKRRCEDVRKARRTGHAEYFERVLEAEKYAETIEEWSPTVVPGLLQTEPYTRAVVQAAHPLASDAEVDEKVNASMARACLFEGSDRRTPEYWAILHESLLRHPILPPEAAADQLDRLAELSRSRRIVPQILPWNCGPHPLMPSTVMIMTFPDAPPLVYTEAQYSGDTIDDPALVKRYRKAYDRLRAVALPPEASLAMIEEAAEDYRNGKQPR
- a CDS encoding DUF397 domain-containing protein — its product is MANSHVDLSTAVWRKSSYSNGDGGNCVEVADDLPGIVPVRDSKAPHGPAIVFPATAWATFVTAVKDTGLPGV
- a CDS encoding 4-(cytidine 5'-diphospho)-2-C-methyl-D-erythritol kinase: MTTTAITVRVPAKVNVQLAVGAARPDGFHDLANVFLAVGLYDEVTATPADTLRITAEGHDVDQIPLDRTNLAARAAELLAARHGIEPNVHLHITKDIPVAGGMAGGSADAAGALLACDTLWSTGASRDELLAICAELGSDVPFSLVGGAALGRGRGELLTPLPVGGTFHWVFAVADGGLSTPAVYGEFDRLTAGTDVPEPEAAPELLAALESGDATALAGALANDLQPAALSLRPSLTATLAAGTAAGALAALVSGSGPTTAFLVKDAEAAQQVAAALLASGTCRQVRVAESPAVGATVL
- the rsmA gene encoding 16S rRNA (adenine(1518)-N(6)/adenine(1519)-N(6))-dimethyltransferase RsmA, with amino-acid sequence MSKSTTDDPGPLLGAADIRELAAALGVRPTKQRGQNFVIDANTVRRIVRTAEVRPDDVVVEIGPGLGSLTLGLLEAADRVTAVEIDEVLAAALPDTVAARMPDRADRFALVHRDAMHVTELPGPAPTALVANLPYNVAVPVLLHMLATFPTIDRTLVMVQSEVADRLAARPGNKVYGVPSVKANWYAEVKRAGAIGRNVFWPAPNVDSGLVSLVRRDQPIETTASRDEVFAVIDAAFAQRRKTLRAALSGWAGSAAAAEAALVAAGVSPQARGEALTVEEFARIAEHKGPGGAPGIRQARGEQASGGEQAPEGKQAPGGEQA